A window from Cydia pomonella isolate Wapato2018A chromosome 8, ilCydPomo1, whole genome shotgun sequence encodes these proteins:
- the LOC133520452 gene encoding uncharacterized protein LOC133520452 isoform X2, with the protein MDDAMLVRLELIHERLSNLMAQSTAMGTVTEEKLAKQIQLIEECDSKLTQEIHFYIEKCSQVSSERLKTFTKTQFQSEEWRVEMKALLKNPSVTLTTAKLPKLALPKFKGETLRWAEFWDRFKSNVHDKSLPDAEKMAYLVGCLEAEALQAVEGLGITELNYNVTLEILKERFGNQQKVIDAHYDAINNVQRATQHATDCRANLNMIERHLRVLQSLGETINGNHLRSTILSKFPEKVVYELHLLTLTDNIDNIRSGLQKIITAMESAKESPVPSSSDNISTAALHITTHQKKGKQENKRISHKRGFLKRKLPENTEKMSKNKKPKMACIFCQGAHYNASCTVVQDINDRKKKLGKRCYICFKEGHRTTTCHNRKPCFFCKGSHNQALCPQKPDGNSGGGAEELKQN; encoded by the exons ATGGACGACGCCATGTTAGTTCGTTTAGAACTTATTCATGAGCGCCTATCGAACTTGATGGCGCAAAGCACCGCCATGGGTACGGTCACGGAAGAGAAATTAGCTAAACAGATTCAGCTCATCGAAGAGTGCGACTCGAAACTCACTcaagaaatacatttttacataGAAAAGTGCAGTCAAGTTTCCAGTGAAAGATTAAAAACTTTTACCAAGACACAGTTTCAGTCGGAAGAATGGAGGGTGGAAATGAAAGCTCTGTTAAAAAATCCTTCAGTGACACTTACCACTGCGAAGTTGCCAAAACTTGCCCTACCAAAATTCAAAGGAGAAACTCTGCGATGGGCAGAGTTTTGGGATCGTTTTAAGAGTAATGTACACGACAAGTCATTGCCTGATGCCGAGAAGATGGCATACCTTGTCGGCTGCCTAGAAGCAGAGGCCCTTCAGGCAGTGGAAGGCCTTGGTATAactgaattaaattataatgtaacattagaaatattaaaagaaagGTTTGGGAACCAGCAAAAGGTTATTGATGCCCACTATGATGCCATCAATAATGTTCAAAGGGCAACGCAACATGCCACGGACTGCAGAGCAAATTTGAATATGATAGAGAGACATTTAAGAGTCCTTCAAAGTTTAGGAGAAACCATAAATGGAAATCATTTAAGGTCTACCATACTATCCAAATTCCCTGAGAAGGTGGTATATGAGTTACACTTGCTAACGCTGACGGATAATATAGATAATATACGAAGCGGActacaaaaaattataactgcAATGGAAAGTGCTAAAGAAAGCCCTGTCCCAAGTAGTAGTGACAACATTTCTACAGCAGCTTTACATATAACTACCCACCAGAAGAAAGGGAAGCAGGAAAACAAGAGGATATCCCATAAAAGGGGGTTTCTTAAAAGAAAACTACCGGAGAATACTGAGAagatgtcaaaaaataagaaacctAAGATGGCTTGCATTTTTTGCCAAGGCGCGCACTACAATGCATCCTGCACAGTGGTTCAGGATATCAACGATAGGAAAAAGAAACTAGGCAAAAGATGTTACATTTGCTTCAAGGAAGGACATAGAACAACAACATGCCACAATAGGAAGCCGTGCTTCTTCTGCAAAGGAAGTCATAATCAAGCTTTATGTCCACAAAAGCCAG ACGGCAATAGTGGAGGTGGGGCCGAAGAACTCAAACAGAACTAA
- the LOC133520452 gene encoding uncharacterized protein LOC133520452 isoform X1 — protein sequence MDDAMLVRLELIHERLSNLMAQSTAMGTVTEEKLAKQIQLIEECDSKLTQEIHFYIEKCSQVSSERLKTFTKTQFQSEEWRVEMKALLKNPSVTLTTAKLPKLALPKFKGETLRWAEFWDRFKSNVHDKSLPDAEKMAYLVGCLEAEALQAVEGLGITELNYNVTLEILKERFGNQQKVIDAHYDAINNVQRATQHATDCRANLNMIERHLRVLQSLGETINGNHLRSTILSKFPEKVVYELHLLTLTDNIDNIRSGLQKIITAMESAKESPVPSSSDNISTAALHITTHQKKGKQENKRISHKRGFLKRKLPENTEKMSKNKKPKMACIFCQGAHYNASCTVVQDINDRKKKLGKRCYICFKEGHRTTTCHNRKPCFFCKGSHNQALCPQKPGHNNIELSMASMSLSKHNDINIKHNYCSYLQTAIVEVGPKNSNRTKTRRLILDNGSGRSYITRKLAKELDLVADQEDELMVFVFGADDPVNISSPSVDIQIITRRGIRRDIRVNIVRRITNYLGSPMSMDGIDGVDVVADDGSASEEPQLLMGGDYYYSFHRKEMLLLKDHLYLINTDFGWMIAGKVLQEEKNNTLSVIVTYLLMSFFFLFVTCMFLCSAQ from the coding sequence ATGGACGACGCCATGTTAGTTCGTTTAGAACTTATTCATGAGCGCCTATCGAACTTGATGGCGCAAAGCACCGCCATGGGTACGGTCACGGAAGAGAAATTAGCTAAACAGATTCAGCTCATCGAAGAGTGCGACTCGAAACTCACTcaagaaatacatttttacataGAAAAGTGCAGTCAAGTTTCCAGTGAAAGATTAAAAACTTTTACCAAGACACAGTTTCAGTCGGAAGAATGGAGGGTGGAAATGAAAGCTCTGTTAAAAAATCCTTCAGTGACACTTACCACTGCGAAGTTGCCAAAACTTGCCCTACCAAAATTCAAAGGAGAAACTCTGCGATGGGCAGAGTTTTGGGATCGTTTTAAGAGTAATGTACACGACAAGTCATTGCCTGATGCCGAGAAGATGGCATACCTTGTCGGCTGCCTAGAAGCAGAGGCCCTTCAGGCAGTGGAAGGCCTTGGTATAactgaattaaattataatgtaacattagaaatattaaaagaaagGTTTGGGAACCAGCAAAAGGTTATTGATGCCCACTATGATGCCATCAATAATGTTCAAAGGGCAACGCAACATGCCACGGACTGCAGAGCAAATTTGAATATGATAGAGAGACATTTAAGAGTCCTTCAAAGTTTAGGAGAAACCATAAATGGAAATCATTTAAGGTCTACCATACTATCCAAATTCCCTGAGAAGGTGGTATATGAGTTACACTTGCTAACGCTGACGGATAATATAGATAATATACGAAGCGGActacaaaaaattataactgcAATGGAAAGTGCTAAAGAAAGCCCTGTCCCAAGTAGTAGTGACAACATTTCTACAGCAGCTTTACATATAACTACCCACCAGAAGAAAGGGAAGCAGGAAAACAAGAGGATATCCCATAAAAGGGGGTTTCTTAAAAGAAAACTACCGGAGAATACTGAGAagatgtcaaaaaataagaaacctAAGATGGCTTGCATTTTTTGCCAAGGCGCGCACTACAATGCATCCTGCACAGTGGTTCAGGATATCAACGATAGGAAAAAGAAACTAGGCAAAAGATGTTACATTTGCTTCAAGGAAGGACATAGAACAACAACATGCCACAATAGGAAGCCGTGCTTCTTCTGCAAAGGAAGTCATAATCAAGCTTTATGTCCACAAAAGCCAGgtcataataatattgagtTATCTATGGCATCTATGTCATTATCTAAACATAATGATAtcaatattaaacataattattgttCTTACCTACAGACGGCAATAGTGGAGGTGGGGCCGAAGAACTCAAACAGAACTAAGACACGAAGGCTGATTCTTGACAATGGCAGTGGTCGCAGCTATATTACCAGGAAGCTTGCAAAAGAACTTGACTTAGTAGCGGATCAGGAAGATGAACTGATGGTATTTGTTTTCGGTGCTGATGACCCAGTTAACATTTCCAGCCCATCAGTTGACATCCAAATTATAACAAGAAGAGGTATCAGAAGGGATATTCGGGTAAACATTGTGCGCCGTATAACTAATTATCTTGGTTCTCCCATGAGTATGGATGGAATTGATGGAGTAGATGTTGTAGCTGATGATGGGTCTGCTAGTGAAGAACCACAACTTTTGATGGGTggtgattattattattcatttcaCAGAAAAGAAATGCTATTGCTGAAGGATcacttatatttaattaacacagATTTTGGCTGGATGATTGCCGGCAAGGTCCTACAAGAAGAGAAAAATAATACACTATCTGTCattgttacctacttacttatgtcctttttttttttgtttgtaacatgtatgtttctttgtagtgcacaataa
- the LOC133520450 gene encoding uncharacterized protein LOC133520450 yields MYCQCQESVIPYFVTPDLPLREPDIRFLWALESIGIVDSPKITREEEAIKHFNETVKYEDKRYQVKWPWITYPPDLPTNYGLAYGRLSSLIKRLEHDAMEEYDSILREQLTVGVIEVIDPSEIDSKTHPVHYLTHHIILPKGKKGRVVYDGSAKLKNSKSLNECMYRGPSMLEDLTALLLRFRVNKIGITADVEKAFLQVGLQQEDRDVTRFLWLKDPKQGVTEKILLHLRFCRVPFGVISSPFLLTATIRHHLSKGDQHLMSEIAERTYVDNLVTGTDTLEEARELVNKTRATFTELSMNIREWTSNNKRLLKTIPKQFRSKDTESTKVLGLTWHIGKDTLKLRLGDVLSDTKQDNTTTTKRGILRTLASLYDPCGFAAPLILPAKLLLQELWKRKEKWDSQLPEDLEEEWQKAVSALQTAAEIEIPRHVGLSPNEDTECELHCFTDASKRAYSAVVYLRIVNKKEVSTKVMLIMAKSRVTPINHTEDLKIPKLELLGFVIGKRLLTYVKNTLRIELKRLCLWSDSEIVLYWMKSDKLLPPFVCRRINEIKQNKDIEPRYVNTELNPADLATRPELWHTKKELWFNGPQFLSLSEEGWPKLQEHGQSALFAGTDSIIDTTSSQAEESVRGTIEQEITEGMTIDIENIEDNGQMQVSATGADINCAEIKNLQKLHFPQEAAGKKTSLFRNLGLFVDMDGLLRCKGRLMNTMCSYDTKYPILIPKNSEFTDRLILETHQRYYHVGAPHTLSIIRQKYWIPQGRAKVQRIIRKCQQCIKHGGGPYKLPSTPALPAERANYSAPFTYTGMDYFGPILVMENGQMIKRWICLYTCLAVRAIHMEVVKDLTAEECLLAMRRFISTRGRPELIVSDNALQFKLTAELLANTYFMDNKIRWKFIPQLSPWHGGFYERLVGIVKNCMKRTLAKRVLNDSQLSTVIKEIEAVTNSRPLTCVGSDIEYLLRPTDFLTYGKCIAIEPSIQNSYPGGSVTKENLVEGWKKGRIMLEEFKRMFLGQYLCSLRERYQHSHKEPRVKTNRSPHIGDIVQIKGDSKNRENWKVGKIISLKRGADGECRVAKVNVEGKEFIRSIGHLYPLEVEEARLEDSGTEERIQVNPDVLEAEESSLQGSTEISEIESRYPERESTEQMPLETAVEDDVRLETNGLDKILTPEELIQENGIGEQGKVVSEGDEDVERVETVSNVNEGRSRRAAAVRAREKIAQWTSQLIALL; encoded by the coding sequence atgtactgCCAATGCCAGGAATCCGTAATACCCTATTTTGTAACACCAGACTTGCCTCTCCGGGAACCAGATATCAGATTTCTATGGGCCTTAGAAAGTATTGGGATTGTAGACTCTCCTAAGATAACTAGAGAGGAAGAGGCCATCAAACACTTTAATGAAACAGTCAAATATGAGGATAAGAGATATCAGGTGAAGTGGCCCTGGATAACGTACCCCCCTGACTTACCCACTAACTATGGTCTAGCTTATGGGAGACTGTCAAGCTTAATCAAAAGATTAGAACACGATGCCATGGAAGAGTATGATAGCATTCTGAGAGAACAACTAACCGTAGGGGTTATAGAAGTAATAGATCCATCGGAAATTGACTCTAAGACACATCCTGTTCACTATCTTACCCATCATATTATTCTTCCGAAGGGGAAGAAGGGGCGTGTGGTGTATGATGGTTCGGCTAAACTCAAGAATAGTAAAAGCCTCAATGAATGCATGTATAGAGGACCTTCGATGCTCGAAGACTTGACCGCACTCCTATTGAGATTCAGAGTTAACAAGATTGGAATTACAGCGGATGTAGAAAAGGCGTTTCTTCAAGTAGGACTACAACAGGAGGATAGAGATGTGACCAGGTTTTTATGGCTGAAGGACCCCAAACAAGGAGTGACTGAGAAGATCCTTCTTCATCTGCGCTTCTGTCGTGTCCCATTTGGGGTAATATCTAGTCCATTTTTGCTGACGGCTACGATTCGCCATCATTTGTCAAAGGGTGACCAGCACCTTATGTCAGAAATAGCAGAAAGAACTTACGTGGACAACTTAGTCACTGGAACAGACACGTTAGAGGAAGCTCGTGAGCTTGTAAACAAGACTCGGGCGACATTCACAGAATTGTCTATGAATATAAGAGAATGGACATCCAACAACAAACGATTGCTGAAGACTATTCCAAAACAGTTTCGATCAAAAGACACTGAATCGACAAAGGTATTAGGACTTACCTGGCACATAGGAAAGGATACCCTGAAACTAAGGTTGGGTGATGTACTTTCCGACACAAAGCAAGACAACACAACTACAACAAAACGAGGGATATTGCGAACTCTTGCTTCATTATATGATCCTTGCGGTTTCGCGGCACCCTTAATTTTGCCTGCAAAACTCCTTCTTCAAGAACTATGGAAAAGGAAAGAAAAATGGGATTCTCAATTGCCCGAGGACTTAGAGGAAGAATGGCAGAAGGCAGTAAGTGCTCTACAGACTGCTGCTGAAATAGAAATACCCAGACATGTTGGCCTGTCGCCAAATGAAGACACAGAGTGTGAACTTCATTGCTTCACTGACGCATCTAAAAGAGCTTACTCAGCTGTAGTATATCTGAGGATAGTGAATAAGAAAGAAGTGAGCACTAAAGTAATGCTCATAATGGCTAAATCCCGAGTTACCCCGATAAACCACACGGAAGACCTCAAAATACCAAAATTAGAATTACTTGGATTCGTCATTGGGAAGCGACTCTTAACTTATGTAAAGAACACCCTTAGAATAGAATTGAAAAGACTATGCCTCTGGTCTGACAGTGAAATAGTTTTATACTGGATGAAATCAGACAAGTTATTGCCTCCATTTGTTTGCAGAAGAATAAatgaaatcaaacaaaacaaagatATAGAACCCAGATATGTCAATACTGAATTGAACCCTGCCGATCTAGCAACACGACCGGAACTTTGGCACACTAAGAAGGAATTGTGGTTCAATGGACCTCAATTTCTTTCGCTAAGTGAGGAGGGCTGGCCAAAGTTGCAAGAACATGGCCAGTCAGCTCTTTTTGCAGGAACTGACTCTATAATAGATACCACGTCATCTCAAGCAGAAGAGTCAGTCAGAGGAACCATAGAACAGGAAATTACAGAAGGAATGACAATAGATATAGAGAATATAGAAGACAATGGTCAGATGCAGGTTTCGGCCACTGGAGCTGATATTAACTGTGcagaaataaagaatttacaaaaattacaCTTCCCTCAAGAGGCAGCAGGCAAGAAAACAAGCCTATTCAGGAATTTAGGACTATTTGTGGATATGGATGGATTATTAAGATGTAAAGGTCGGCTTATGAACACAATGTGTTCATATGACACCAAATATCCAATACTGATACCTAAGAACTCGGAATTCACAGACAGACTGATTCTGGAGACTCATCAGAGATACTACCATGTGGGAGCCCCACATACACTGAGCATTATTCGCCAGAAATACTGGATTCCTCAAGGAAGAGCGAAGGTTCAGCGAATCATAAGAAAATGCCAGCAGTGTATTAAACATGGAGGTGGTCCCTACAAACTTCCCTCCACACCAGCACTACCAGCAGAACGTGCTAATTATAGTGCTCCTTTCACATATACTGGAATGGACTATTTTGGGCCAATCCTTGTTATGGAGAATGGACAGATGATAAAAAGATGGATTTGTCTGTATACTTGCCTGGCTGTACGCGCAATTCACATGGAAGTAGTTAAGGATTTAACTGCGGAAGAATGTTTACTTGCAATGAGAAGATTCATATCTACACGAGGAAGACCAGAACTCATTGTCTCAGACAATGcattacagtttaaattaacTGCAGAATTATTGGCGAACACATACTTCATGGACAATAAAATAAGGTGGAAGTTTATCCCTCAGCTCAGTCCATGGCATGGAGGATTTTATGAAAGGCTGGTCGGCATTGTAAAGAATTGTATGAAGAGAACCTTAGCAAAGAGAGTTCTAAATGACTCACAGCTAAGTACAGTCATTAAAGAAATCGAAGCTGTGACGAATTCACGTCCACTTACTTGTGTTGGGTCTGACATAGAATATCTTTTGAGGCCGACAGACTTTCTAACCTATGGGAAATGTATAGCGATTGAGCCTTCTATACAAAATTCCTATCCAGGTGGTTCAGTCACAAAAGAAAATCTAGTAGAGGGATGGAAGAAGGGAAGAATTATGCTAGAAGAATTTAAAAGAATGTTTCTGGGACAATACCTTTGCAGTCTACGTGAAAGGTACCAACACTCACACAAGGAACCCCGAGTCAAAACTAATCGCAGCCCTCATATTGGTGATATAGTCCAAATTAAGGGAGACTCGAAAAACAGGGAGAACTGGAAGGTAGGAAAAATCATCAGTTTGAAACGAGGAGCCGATGGAGAATGCAGAGTTGCAAAGGTCAATGTTGAAGGAAAGGAATTTATAAGATCAATAGGTCACTTATATCCATTAGAGGTGGAAGAGGCTAGACTAGAAGATTCAGGAACAGAAGAGAGAATTCAAGTAAATCCAGATGTACTGGAGGCAGAGGAATCTTCACTACAGGGAAGCACAGAGATATCTGAAATAGAATCCAGATATCCTGAAAGGGAATCAACAGAACAGATGCCACTAGAAACTGCAGTGGAGGATGATGTTAGATTGGAGACCAATGGCTTAGACAAAATACTCACTCCCGAAGAACTGATCCAGGAAAATGGTATTGGTGAGCAGGGTAAAGTGGTGTCTGAAGGTGATGAAGACGTAGAGAGAGTAGAAACTGTGTCAAATGTCAATGAAGGAAGAAGTAGAAGAGCAGCGGCGGTCCGGGCGAGAGAAAAGATTGCCCAATGGACGAGCCAGCTGATAGCCCTGCTATAG